GTTGTTGCCTTTTGCTCTCTTTTACCTGTTTAGTCCAGATTTTTTGTTCTGGAAAACATTGATCCTGTTTTTTACACAAACCGCCTTTTTTACCATCGGGGGCTCTTATACCGTGCTGCCTTATGTGGCGCAATTCGCGGTAAGTAAACTCAGCTGGTTATCCAAATCGCAGATGGTTGATGGTTTTGCCCTGGCCGAAACTACACCCGGGCCACTCATTATTGTGGTAGGCTTTGTGGGTTTTATGGCGGGTTTTAATCATTTCCATGCCTCTGTAGCCATGGGCAGCATAGCGCTTTTTGCTACCATATTTTATACCTTTTTGCCCTGTTTTTTATACGTATTTGCCGGCGGACCGCTGATCGAAAAATCGCATGGCAGCGAGGTGATGAGCCAGATCCTGAAACTGGTTACCGCCGCGGTAGTAGGCGTGATCCTGAATCTGACATTGTTTTTAGGGAAAGATGTTGTTTTCCCGGGTGGACTGTCATGGCATCATTTGAATGTTTTGTCGCTGGTATGGATAGGGGTATCGCTTGTTTTGATGCAGAGATTTAAGCTTAATGTGGTTTACCTGATCTTGCTGAGTCTTGTGCTGGGGCTGGTGCGGTTTGTGTTGAAGGTGTAGGGGAAAACATATTGTCATGCTGAGCGAAGCGAAGCATCTGTTATTGAACAGTGAATGTCGCAGAATAGATCCTTCACTGCGTTCAGGATGACAAAATATCTAATTTTTAATTTCCGCTTTCCGGTGATGACGGTAAAACGCGGAATTGACAACCCAGAATCATGTCATTGCGAGGAGGAACGACGAAGCAATCTCGTAGCTATTCTTATTCAAGAGAACGCGAGGAGATTGCCACGCTTCGCTCGCAATGACATATAGGAAAAATAGGACGAAATGGCCCTCCTCAATTATTTCCCTACCTGTTTAATCACCGCAATAACATCCTCTTCGCCATGCTGGGCTTCGGCTTCCTGAAAAGTTTGGTAAGCGATTTTAGCCAGGGGCGAGTTGAGACCCTCGGCTTTGGCCAGGCGCAGGTCTTTGGCAATATGTTTCAGCGCGAATGCAGCCTTATAATTATCGTTTAAAATGGCATCGCCTTTTATTTTGGCTATTACATTACCCAGCGCGCTGTTATTGATAATGGTGAGTATATCCTCGGTTTTGATATCATTTTGCCTGGCAAATAGTACGGTTTCTGCCAATCCCTGCACATGAAAACTCAGTAAGGTGTTAATGGCCAGCTTGGCTGTATTGCCTGCGCCGGTTTCGCCCAGCAACAAGGCCAGCTTGCCCAGTTTTTCCAACACGGGTTTGGCTTGTTCAAAAGCAGCCTTTGAGCCGCCAACCATGATCACTAATGTGCCCTCCTGAGCTTGTTTTACACTGCCTGATACGGGGGCATCCAGGTACTCGCTGCCTTGCTCGCGGCATAAAGCGGCCA
This region of Mucilaginibacter inviolabilis genomic DNA includes:
- a CDS encoding NAD(P)-dependent oxidoreductase codes for the protein MNKTKIGWIGLGNMGIPMSQQLINAGYPVTVYNRSKAKEASLKAMGAAIAATPKELIQHNDVVFVMVSNDEAIRDIFNGKDGLLSAKAKGKIIINMSTVSPAISKEMAALCREQGSEYLDAPVSGSVKQAQEGTLVIMVGGSKAAFEQAKPVLEKLGKLALLLGETGAGNTAKLAINTLLSFHVQGLAETVLFARQNDIKTEDILTIINNSALGNVIAKIKGDAILNDNYKAAFALKHIAKDLRLAKAEGLNSPLAKIAYQTFQEAEAQHGEEDVIAVIKQVGK